Proteins from one Ranitomeya variabilis isolate aRanVar5 chromosome 1, aRanVar5.hap1, whole genome shotgun sequence genomic window:
- the LOC143770302 gene encoding microtubule-associated serine/threonine-protein kinase 3-like isoform X1 — protein sequence MIPKTNIYKQLAEDIIREFKDHQVCGTPYYIAPEVIMKKGYERPVDWWSMGIILHEFLVGFVPFWAEAKDEICKNVAGDVVWSNYNPIPPFVAQNLVNKLLIKVPAYRLGTEGAFEIKGYPFLSDLDFDNLLSQKPEYIPQLASALDISSSINQSDINKHLVSEDEDENESFNFQNFISSSERLSKVSMRTINPKYVN from the exons ATGATACCAAAAACGAACATCTACAAACAATTAGCAGAGGACATCATCAGAGAATTCAAGGACCATCAG GTCTGTGGCACCCCATATTACATAGCCCCAGAGGTCATCATGAAAAAAGGCTATGAAAGACCTGTTGACTGGTGGTCAATGGGGATCATACTACATGAATTTCTTGTGGGATTTGTACCATTTTGGGCAGAGGCCAAAGATGAGATTTGCAAAAATGTTGCTG GAGACGTAGTTTGGAGTAATTATAATCCCATTCCACCCTTTGTTGCTCAGAATCTCGTCAATAAACTGCTCATAAAAGTTCCTGCATATAGACTTGGGACAG aaggaGCATTTGAGATCAAGGGTTATCCATTCCTGAGTGACTTAGATTTTGACAACCTTCTAAGTCAGAAGCCAGAGTACATTCCTCAGCTTGCGTCAGCCTTGGACATAAGCTCCTCTATCA ATCAGTCTGATATAAACAAACATCTGGTCTCAGAGGATGAGGATGAAAATGAGAGCtttaacttccaaaattttatatctTCTTCTGAAAGGCTTTCCAAAGTAAGTATGAGAACAATAAATCCAAAATATGTAAACTAA
- the LOC143770302 gene encoding microtubule-associated serine/threonine-protein kinase 3-like isoform X2 yields MIPKTNIYKQLAEDIIREFKDHQVCGTPYYIAPEVIMKKGYERPVDWWSMGIILHEFLVGFVPFWAEAKDEICKNVAGDVVWSNYNPIPPFVAQNLVNKLLIKVPAYRLGTEGAFEIKGYPFLSDLDFDNLLSQKPEYIPQLASALDISSSINQSDINKHLVSEDEDENESFNFQNFISSSERLSKLCTIAISGG; encoded by the exons ATGATACCAAAAACGAACATCTACAAACAATTAGCAGAGGACATCATCAGAGAATTCAAGGACCATCAG GTCTGTGGCACCCCATATTACATAGCCCCAGAGGTCATCATGAAAAAAGGCTATGAAAGACCTGTTGACTGGTGGTCAATGGGGATCATACTACATGAATTTCTTGTGGGATTTGTACCATTTTGGGCAGAGGCCAAAGATGAGATTTGCAAAAATGTTGCTG GAGACGTAGTTTGGAGTAATTATAATCCCATTCCACCCTTTGTTGCTCAGAATCTCGTCAATAAACTGCTCATAAAAGTTCCTGCATATAGACTTGGGACAG aaggaGCATTTGAGATCAAGGGTTATCCATTCCTGAGTGACTTAGATTTTGACAACCTTCTAAGTCAGAAGCCAGAGTACATTCCTCAGCTTGCGTCAGCCTTGGACATAAGCTCCTCTATCA ATCAGTCTGATATAAACAAACATCTGGTCTCAGAGGATGAGGATGAAAATGAGAGCtttaacttccaaaattttatatctTCTTCTGAAAGGCTTTCCAAA CTCTGTACCATCGCTATCTCAGGAGGATGA